A stretch of DNA from Eriocheir sinensis breed Jianghai 21 chromosome 30, ASM2467909v1, whole genome shotgun sequence:
ATAACTTATTACGGCATGTATACGATTTTTATATGAATAGCCCAAGTAATGTTTTTAGTaatgtttttaatgtttttaaatgacttttttgcttcattgattttatttatttttaacgaaCAAATAACTACTAGGGAGCTCTTAAGCCAAAATGAAtttcattttgtatacaaaatttaaTGTATCACAATTTGACGAataaagtatctatctatctatctatctatctatttacacgacttctgcacgaCCTTGAACGGGATAATCGCCTTGGGAAATATAGGTCAGTGTTTTAAGGCGGATTTgcatctcacatcaactatttccaaaggcctaaaaagagattattcgggttctaatgagtgtttccttaggttcatggtacatacatGGTACatttgggagcagcgagcagcgggctttttttattattgtttacttttctgtGCCCTTatcagctgtctcctttgttgtaaaaaaaaatcgaagaaaggtcaaactaccaccagagtcgtagagctacccctggaaatgatccTGTGTGTTTGGGTGACGAAGTAAATATATAAGACCCTATGATTGTCGTACAGGGAGCCAGAGACGTTTAACTTCaccttcattattatcatcatcgtcatcttcattacgttttgttttgtttcttcattttttcatcattttctgaCCTTTTTTGTTAATAAGAATATGGACAACACACCCACAGCAGTTTTTCAGCGGCATAAGACCACAGAACACTATCTCAtcactaacacaggacagtaaacACAGGAACACATTTTCAACACACCCACAGCAGTTTTTCAGCGGCATAAGACCACAGAACACTATCACAtcactaacacaggacagtaaacACAGGAACACATTTTCAACACACCCACAGCAGTTTTTCAGCGGCATAAGACCACAGAACACTATCTCAtcactaacacaggacagtaaacACAGGAACACATTTTCAACACACCCACGTCAGTTTTTCAGCGGCATAAGACCACAGAACACTATCTCAtcactaacacaggacagtaaacACAGGAACACACTCTCAACACACCCACAGCAGTTTTTCAGCGGCATAAGACCACAAAACACTATCTCAtcactaacacaggacagtaaacACAGGAACACACTCTCAACACACCCACAGCAGTTTTTCAGCGGCATAAGACCACAGAACACTATCACAtcactaacacaggacagtaaacACAGGAACACATTTTCAACACACCCACGTCAGTTTTTCAGCGGCATAAGACCACAGAACACTATCTCAtcactaacacaggacagtaaacACAGGAACACACTCTCAACACACCCACAGCAGTTTTTCAGCGGCATAAGACCACAGAACACTATCACAtcactaacacaggacagtaaacACAGCTACACATTCtcaacagcaagggagacagctcaggggcaaaaacaCAATAACAGGAACAAAAATAACCCGTTTGACGCTGCTTCGAACGAAAGAAAACTGAACGAGACGCGGGAAGAGAGGTCATTGGTTGAATAGGTTAATAGTTTTGCTTACATTACTTATTACGTAGCTATAACGAATACAATAACGCCTTCACTTACCTTATAATGCTCGTGTGGTCCTTGTACTGGGCGGCGGAGGACACAGGTAGTTGGTAAGgtcacgttcttcttcttcttcttcttctgaccttccttttccgtcttcctcctcttcttcctttctccttcctcttcataggCATAGAGAAATAACAAAAGATAATAAGTAGACGTTcagataaatgatgatgatgatgaggaggaagaggaggaacgttTTAATTCATTTTGTCTCCTTTcgatcgttccttccttcatgttttttaatccattttcttccttttgtcttccttccttccttatcatcttcttccatttctttttcttccctttcttcttcctcttcatttttttcctttccttttcccttcctctttcatttctcttccttcttcaatttcttccttttttctcttctccactatttcttcctctttcttctttttgtctttcttcattcgtttctcttccttttttcctttcttccacttccaccgtccttttcctgtcttcctttttgtcttcctcttcctcagtttcttctgtttccttcctcctctttttctttctacatcAATTTGGTCATCCTCTgcagtttcttcttcctccttcctttctccttcctcttccttcctttttgtcatcctctttttcttcccttcttcctcttcttattcccttaAATGATcctgtcttccttcattccttcctgttccttgatcttccttttcttcttattattcctccttccttcttaattgttttcctcttcctcttattttcccctccttcttcctcttcctttctccatcctgttttcctcctcaatttcttcctctttccttcttatcttcctcctcaatttcttcctctttttccctccttcttcctcttccttcttccatgctctcatcctcttcctccttcttttcctcctcagtttctttctctcttcttcttcttcttctttcctccttcctcttccaccttctcctccccaaATCCTCAGCAAAGTCCACAACTGCCAACTACTTCCACTAggacaaaataaaacaacaaaacttCCCTCAAATACATTTCAACAAAACTGTATTTAAattctctcctccacccacaacaacaacaacctaatACAATATCACCCTCAACATACATATAAATTAAATAGAGTACGGAGAActaataataagaacaagaagcagTCGACATTTATACAGAAAGCTTCCgattcacttatttttttatcacAATTCATGAGCAGGaagttttatatatatgttacttgagaatgagaaggaaatacTATCGGggtttcctttctactttctttcctttcttttcatctcctttttcttctttttcctctcctttcctttctttttttttttcttgcttccctcaatttctattcctcttctttttccctccttcttcctcttccttctttcagactttcttcctcaatttcctcttacctcctttctttatttctctcttccttctttccttcctttccttttaactatttctctccatcatttatttctcccttcctttcctttccttttcagctgtttttctcctttcattttcttccctttctttacagctgtcttctcttcctttctttatttttctctctcctttccttccttccccactgtctcctctctcctctccttcctttctctctctcttccttccttccttcctttccttccaactgttttctccttcctttcattctcttccctttcttttcagctgtcttctcctctcctccttccttccatccccattGCTTCCTCTCCACAACTCCTACTACTTCTTATGTCCATCTGGCAGTCTCACAAACCTactaaaaaaacacaataatggcAGGTCACCCCTTCTACACCATGCACATTACAACCATGGTACAcgtcattcattccctcctccagTAACATGCTATTGGTAACCTTGCTTTAGGACTACGGAAATACTGAATACGTACAgtccaccagtgtgtgtgtgtgtgctgcccttGACTACGCTACAGTGCAACACAGCGCTACATAACTTGGCCCTTTGGTAACCCTGTAGTGATTATGGTTATTAGTATGACAAGCGATGCGGTGGAGGGGTCCCAGCGGCCGGGCGTGGCTCTGGGCATCATGGGAAACAAGTCACCTGCGGCAGGACCCAAGACAACCGAGGCCTTCACTGAATAAGCCAATGGGACAGATTACaatgcattttctctctctcaaaacctggGATGCGATCATTAGGGAGACTTACTTTACGAGATTTACTTTACGAGATCTACCTTACAAGATTTACTTTACGAGATTTACTTTATGAGATACACTTTACAAGATTTACCTTACAAGATTTACTTTATGAGATTTACTTTACGAGATACAGTTTATGAGATACACTTTACAAGAtttactgaacttttttttttgtctgcccaCTGGTGCACGACCCATGACAACCAAAACCTTGACAGAATGAGCCACGAAGACAGATTAcaacccattttctctccctcaaaaCTTCATGTGGGAAATATACTTTACAAGGGAAACTTAATCTTGCCTGACCGCTGGTGACGCCCAAGATGTAAACGCTAAACCAACTTTGAAatgcgatgatggtgatgatggtgatgatggtgatgatgatgatatggatTACTTACAGTGAAGAGTGGTGGAATAATGGATAATGACCTTGATGTGACCTTCCCTCGAGGCCGGCACCATGACCTTTCTGGTGACCTTTTTGGCCTCACTGATCCATGGGGAGGAGTTAGGTCATGCcaggaggggtaagggaaggcTGAGGGGGATAGGGTATGTATGACCTCCCCACCTCACTTCCACAACTGACCCCCACTAAACTTGACCTCATTGGCAAGTGCAGTAGTGGAAATAGCgcttaacctgacctgacctcacccaaactccttcctcccctcactgacCCTCACTAAACCTGTCATCAGTGAGTGTAGAAGTGGAATTTGAGCTTGACCTGACCTTACCCaagctccttcctcctctcactttgaCCCCCACCTAACGTAAATTCATCAGCGAGTGCAGTAGTGGAATTTGAGCTTCACCTGACATGACCTCACGCAAGCTCCTTCCCCCTCTTACTGACCCCCACCAAACCTAACCATACCAATGAATGCAGTAGTGGAAACTGAGctcgacctgacctgacctcgccTCACCCAAGTTCATTTCTCCCGCCCTCCCGTTGCCTGCCCTCATAGGGTCGTGGTCTCGTCGGGAATACTCTCCAGGGCATCGGCGTAGTCCCCATCGCTGTCCTCGCTGGCTTCGGAGTCGGGCAAGCTGGACATCCTCTTCAGCTCCAGCTCATTCCTGGCCGACACCTTCAGTTTGAGGTCGCTGTTGTCCTTGACGGAGGTGCGCATGCTGTTGACGCGGCGCATGGTGTTGACGACGTCCAGCAGAGTCAGGCGAGGGATGAACTGCTTCTTCCTGGCCAcgacctcctccagctcctctttgATGATGTCCATGCAGAGAAGAGTGTTGAACTCCACCAGTTTGGTCAGGCGGTCAAACTGGATGGGCTCGTACACAAAGTTCATGGACGAGAATGGATTGAGGGGGTCGTCGAAGATGGGGAAGTCAGcgaattctttctcctcctcggttTCTCTGGGGACGCCTGCGGAGAAATGATCAGGAAAATGAGTAAGTGCTTCCATGAGTCACCTGAAGAGAGTATGAGGTATAACAAGGTTCGGTTTCTCTGGGGACGCCTGCGGAGAAACGATGAGGAAAATGAGTAAGCGCTTCCATGAGTCACTTAAAGAGAGTATGAGATATAGCAAGGTGGGGTGGTATGAGGGATGAAGTATGTGGTATGGAGGAATGATGATGAATTAAAGCTTCTACTGGGAATGAGTGACTTGAAGACAGCAGAGAAAATAAGCAGAAGAGGTTTAACAAGCTGGGATGGTACTGAAGAGGTGTAGAGGCTTATAATTACTGAGATCCAGGAGAGGGCACCGAGGGAAAACAAAAAATCGATGTATACCCAAACAGTCCCCTTGATGAACAGACACATGTATAAAAACTGATAAGAGGGAACAACAAtacaaaagatagatagatagatagacagataacttCACTGCAGTATTGTGacatgatgaaaggaagaattaCTCATATAatcttaggagcagtgagtagcgggctttttcatattcgtttcctttttttacgcccttgaactgactcctctgctgtaaaaaaaaataataataataataataaaaataaataaataaataaataaataaaaaacagccAACATCTTTTCTACAGTGAGGATGTGAGGGCAAGATATATACAGTGTGGAATATATTGACTAGAATGGGTAAAGTGTAATGGACTGAGGGACTAGTATGGACCTGTGAACACTTTGACATGATGAACGGAAGAACTACTCACATAATCTTACACAGCCAACATCTTTTCTACAGTgaggatgtgagaggaggaaatatagagtCTGGAATATATTGACTAGAATGGGTGATGTGTAATGGATTGAGGGGCTTGTATGGACTTGTGAACACTTACCCGGGGCTTTGAACTCCTTGAACTTGTTGTTGACGAGGCAGAAGTGGAGGATGACGGGGCAGAACTGGTCGGTGGGGTGCTTGAAGACGTAACACTCCCTCACCTCCTGACCCTCATACTGCTCCACctacaaggaaaacaaaggacTCAGAATAACCGCGAGAAAATGATGTAGCACTCCCTCACCTCCTGCCCCTCGTACTGCTCCACctacaaggaaaacaaaggacTCAGAATAACAGCGAGAAAATGATGTAGCACTCCCTCACCTCCTGACCCTTGTACTGCTCCGCctacaaggaaaacaaaggacTCAGAATAACAGCGAGAAAAAGGAAAGGCTACTGATATGTTTGATTTCAAAGCTTACCAActgacattaacccggtagcagcgacgggataaatttgaggctttaccatgtaccagcgacaggccaaatatgtgactttaccgtgtaccagcaatgggccaaatttgtggctttaccgtgtaccagcgatggaccaaatttgtggctttaccatgtaccagcgacgggctaaatttttgccatgatataaaccccagaaatagatgatgcataaactgatcacaaatgcattgatatatattaggAAATGGTTTgagggagtgatgatttttcctcattaattcacttagaggggcctttaagaaacatggaaGTATggctctcttttggccacttattactcttgtctttgtgggaacagcgattagcgggcttattttttttacatctttttttgttgcccttgagctgtttccttagctgtaaaaaaaaggatcCCCACAGGTACCAGGTTAAGTAAAGGTTCCTATTTCAACACCTCCCCTAAAACCATCACCCACCTGTTTCTGAATGGGGGGGAACGGCACTTTATTCTGCGTGGCCCACTTCTCGGCCAAGAGGAGCTCCTTGAAGGGCTGCGAGGCGTCGGTCGGCCGCTGCGAGAAGTCAAAGGAGAGGTATATGTCCACTGCTCGCTGGGGTCGCAGGAGGAGCGGGTAGGGCGAGTTGAAGGCCAGGCCGGAGTCAACGATGAAGAGCTTCTTGGCCTTGTTGTCCAGTGGCTTGTAGCGGCAACTGGCACCGAAGTCCACTGGAAGAGACgatgggtgtgattctggagatttaattgcatggtgggtgtgattctggagatttaattgcatggtgggtgtgattctggagattTAATTGCATGGTGGTGTGATTCTGGAGATTtaattgcatggtgggtgtgattctggagattTAATTGCATGGTGAGTGTGattctggaggaggaagagaagaaggaaatgaaacaggaggaggaggagaaggaaaagatggaagagaaacaggaggaggaggaataagaagaaaaagaagtgaaggaaaagaaagaggaggaggaggaggaggaggaggaggagctatttGAGGAcaagaaagcagaggaggaggaggagaaggaggaggaagacaaggaagaaacaaagaagaaaaaaagaaacaggaggaggaggaggagaagacactacataaagaaaagaagaagaagaagaagaagaagaagaaaaagaagaaggcactacataagaagaagaagaagaaaaagaagaggtccATTCTTACTGTCCGAGTCGACGCGATCTTCCTGGTCCTCATCCTCTCCCATGACGTCTGTAGCGAAGGGGCTTATGGGGAAGGACTGACGCAGGGACAGGCCTCGGAAGGGGTTGAGGATCTCGCCCGCTCGCCCCGCCCTGGAGTTCAGTATATTGGTCCCTGTCATGATGCTCTGCTTAAGGCCGTCCCAGAGACCAGCCTTCTTTTCCACCCTCGAGCGACGCAGCGTTTTCCtgttggcggagagagagagagaggtggtgtgtTTTCAAGTACGTAAGTGAGTAAGTGAGTTTTAAGTGATCTGGGTTGTATGGGTGAGGGagtgttaggaaggaaggaaggaaggaaggaaggaagggaagatgaaaggagttGGTTGGTGCAGTTTTTgtcttaaggaaggaaggaaggaaggaaggagttggtGGAGTGTTGTGGTTCTTGtgttaaggaaagaagggaaggaaggaagggaaagtaagagggaggaaaggaaggaagggaggatggaaaagagaagaaatgagaaaggaatggagaggaaagagaagatggaggaggaggtggaggaaaaggagaagtgaggaaggaagagaaaaaggagaaatgaggaaggaaggaatggagagaaaagaggagggggaggagaataaggaaggaggagaaagacaggaggaggaatgaacagaggaaagagagaagaaagaaaaggaggaaaatgagtacaagatgatgatgataataagagtAGTGttaaaatgagggagaaaaacaacaacaacaacaacaacaacaacaacaacaacaacaacaacaacagtgaaggtaacagcgaaaaaaaaaatgaggacgaTAACAGTGACGATGCTGCTGTCCTCTGttgcccttgatctgcttcctttcctggaaaaaaaaaaaaaaaaaaaaaaagtgtccgtACCTTCTGTTAGCCCATCTGTCCTGGCCGGGGGACTGGGGCTGGGGCGCGAGGTCAGGCGGGGCGCTGGACGAGCTGGTATTACTCCGGTTGTTCCGCGAGCCCTTGAATGCCCCGCGGCGCTGTAGACGGGACTGCTGTAACTCCGTGGATGGTCCCGGGTCGCTGATTTTCCGGCTCTCGCTCGTCTCTTTCGGCGCCTTCTTGAAGCTGATGTCGAAGTTAAACGCTGACTGTTTCTTTATCttcggccttccttccttccctgctgtaTCCCCGCTGTCTTTTTCCGAGAGCGAGTCGAAGGAGTTTGTGGTCATGATTTTCTTGTCCTCCACGACGTGGTCAAAGGAGCAGCTTTTGGGGGGCGCTGAGTGCTTCTTCAAGGGTACGGTGACCCTCTCGGGTTCTTCTGGTATGGTGCTGTGAGTGGTGCCGTTCTCCAGTTGgtcggtgttggtgttggtgttggtgttggtgtcggTGTTGGTATCGGTGCTCCTcatctcctccagctcctcctcctcggacTCCTTGTCGTCGCGGCCCTCAATGTAGTCCTCGTCCTCGGAGTCGGAGCTTTCGGCCGAGCTGTGGGTGTCCTTCACATTGCTGTTGCCTGGGAAGGGTTGAGTTTTGAGTCAGTTTCCCATAAAGACAGTGGATTAAAGGACATGGTATAGATTTGTACTCCTTTCAAGATGTAGGTATGAAGGCAAAGTCATGTCTGGGAAGGGTCGAGTTTTGAGTCAGTTTCCCATAAAGACAGTGGATTAAAAGACATGGTATAGATTTGTACTCCTTCCAAGACACAACATTTGAGAGCAAAGTTACGTGGGCACAGCAGACCAATCTACATGTTTCAGTCCCTTCGCTCCCTCCACTCACCTTCCATGTTCTCCTCCTTCTGTGCGTCCCTCATGATCTGCACGATGTCCTTTTTCCCGCCCTCCATCACCAGCCTCTTGATCAGGATGGTGAAGGCGCTGCCCCACACACCTGCGGCAAGGCAACACACATTGGTTAACGCATTAGGACATAAGgacataaggagtttgcaagagacCAATAGACCTGTGCAAGGCAGCTTCTGTGACTGATGCAAGGCAgcttctgtatttttatttttattatttttttttatggtagaggaaacagttcaagggcaaaataaaggaaacaataatgaaaaaaaaaaaaaaaagcctgctactcactgctcctacaaaagagtcaagaggagtggccgaaaaataGGTCAATTTCGTTCACCTCTAAGCTTCAATACATCTTATTTTTCAGCTCCCTCACCTTGCAAGAAGTGAAGCGGGAATTCATCGAAATGCTTGATTTTCTTGCCCACGATAAACTTGTTTCCAAAGTCCGGCGTCTTCATGAAGGTGCCGTACTTTGCGATGCCGATCTCAAAGGGCGAGAACTCCACCCACTCCTGAAAcgacaagggaaagaaaataagaaaaactgcAGTAACAATCAACAGAGCTGGTGGAATTCATGTCACAATACAGTCCTTAAACTTAATATGTTGCCCATTTCCAGTAAAGTGCTCTCCCCCATAGCTCCGACACACTTACTGAGAATGATCGGCAGGACACCTTCTTCTTGGCGTGCAGACAGGTGTAGAGAggcaggggcgtgattccctgcTGCAGGATGGGCTGGGTGTCGGTCAGCTTCTTGTGCTTGTTCTGAAACGCG
This window harbors:
- the LOC127005388 gene encoding cytosolic phospholipase A2-like isoform X2, translated to MERHDIVEEEKRVGKKGVEERMEILHPKEGKEKIGKVKIVKREEEGKKGEEENGVEEMEKTKKKKEAKEEEEENRERKRGTRNNPNKSSASVVNGVNDEEEEEEEEEEEEEEDKRHHQERNQVLQHRSQRPPKNEDQEEEEEEDEEEEEEEEEEEEEEEASSQHPSTSSSPPQQPEELPKDQPSPTILLNSSSLPLSPPPPPPPPPPPSAADLEEEGGGTVRRCKSFINKLRFELPPKGRRYCKSFWWSNEFDPFQVFEVEHEACLDLEITIRRGEAITKGSTLQDLMDTPDPYVVLWIPGSSNASKRTSHVDNCTNPIWDETFHFYLDPSKQHTLCVALMDANYTVDERLGEQQIEVEDLTLDVPREEIFTFPNGSKVHTTLTLTKNKTPDLRFSLALCQEEKNFLQIRRRMVLQAMKKLLGSKAPENEKQVPIIGVLGSGGGFRAMTCLSGAVKALQETGILDCATYIAGLSGSSWYISTLYAHSNFPGVTHSQVQKELRESVTTDWKWKLLNSPTYVAKMVAKYKQGQPVSFTDFFGHLLGDVLLKANKHKKLTDTQPILQQGITPLPLYTCLHAKKKVSCRSFSEWVEFSPFEIGIAKYGTFMKTPDFGNKFIVGKKIKHFDEFPLHFLQGVWGSAFTILIKRLVMEGGKKDIVQIMRDAQKEENMEGNSNVKDTHSSAESSDSEDEDYIEGRDDKESEEEELEEMRSTDTNTDTNTNTNTNTDQLENGTTHSTIPEEPERVTVPLKKHSAPPKSCSFDHVVEDKKIMTTNSFDSLSEKDSGDTAGKEGRPKIKKQSAFNFDISFKKAPKETSESRKISDPGPSTELQQSRLQRRGAFKGSRNNRSNTSSSSAPPDLAPQPQSPGQDRWANRRKTLRRSRVEKKAGLWDGLKQSIMTGTNILNSRAGRAGEILNPFRGLSLRQSFPISPFATDVMGEDEDQEDRVDSDMDFGASCRYKPLDNKAKKLFIVDSGLAFNSPYPLLLRPQRAVDIYLSFDFSQRPTDASQPFKELLLAEKWATQNKVPFPPIQKQVEQYEGQEVRECYVFKHPTDQFCPVILHFCLVNNKFKEFKAPGVPRETEEEKEFADFPIFDDPLNPFSSMNFVYEPIQFDRLTKLVEFNTLLCMDIIKEELEEVVARKKQFIPRLTLLDVVNTMRRVNSMRTSVKDNSDLKLKVSARNELELKRMSSLPDSEASEDSDGDYADALESIPDETTTL
- the LOC127005388 gene encoding cytosolic phospholipase A2-like isoform X4 translates to MDFHALSSKMLHQWRREVRTRSKFDPFQVFEVEHEACLDLEITIRRGEAITKGSTLQDLMDTPDPYVVLWIPGSSNASKRTSHVDNCTNPIWDETFHFYLDPSKQHTLCVALMDANYTVDERLGEQQIEVEDLTLDVPREEIFTFPNGSKVHTTLTLTKNKTPDLRFSLALCQEEKNFLQIRRRMVLQAMKKLLGSKAPENEKQVPIIGVLGSGGGFRAMTCLSGAVKALQETGILDCATYIAGLSGSSWYISTLYAHSNFPGVTHSQVQKELRESVTTDWKWKLLNSPTYVAKMVAKYKQGQPVSFTDFFGHLLGDVLLKANKHKKLTDTQPILQQGITPLPLYTCLHAKKKVSCRSFSEWVEFSPFEIGIAKYGTFMKTPDFGNKFIVGKKIKHFDEFPLHFLQGVWGSAFTILIKRLVMEGGKKDIVQIMRDAQKEENMEGNSNVKDTHSSAESSDSEDEDYIEGRDDKESEEEELEEMRSTDTNTDTNTNTNTNTDQLENGTTHSTIPEEPERVTVPLKKHSAPPKSCSFDHVVEDKKIMTTNSFDSLSEKDSGDTAGKEGRPKIKKQSAFNFDISFKKAPKETSESRKISDPGPSTELQQSRLQRRGAFKGSRNNRSNTSSSSAPPDLAPQPQSPGQDRWANRRKTLRRSRVEKKAGLWDGLKQSIMTGTNILNSRAGRAGEILNPFRGLSLRQSFPISPFATDVMGEDEDQEDRVDSDMDFGASCRYKPLDNKAKKLFIVDSGLAFNSPYPLLLRPQRAVDIYLSFDFSQRPTDASQPFKELLLAEKWATQNKVPFPPIQKQVEQYEGQEVRECYVFKHPTDQFCPVILHFCLVNNKFKEFKAPGVPRETEEEKEFADFPIFDDPLNPFSSMNFVYEPIQFDRLTKLVEFNTLLCMDIIKEELEEVVARKKQFIPRLTLLDVVNTMRRVNSMRTSVKDNSDLKLKVSARNELELKRMSSLPDSEASEDSDGDYADALESIPDETTTL
- the LOC127005388 gene encoding cytosolic phospholipase A2-like isoform X1; the encoded protein is MERHDIVEEEKRVGKKGVEERMEILHPKEGKEKIGKVKIVKREEEGKKGEEENGVEEMEKTKKKKEAKEEEEENRERKRGTRNNPNKSSASVVNGVNDEEEEEEEEEEEEEEDKRHHQERNQVLQHRSQRPPKNEDQEEEEEEDEEEEEEEEEEEEEEEASSQHPSTSSSPPQQPEELPKDQPSPTILLNSSSLPLSPPPPPPPPPPPSAADLEEEGGGTVRRCKSFINKLRFELPPKGRRYCKSFWWSNEFDPFQVFEVEHEACLDLEITIRRGEAITKGSTLQDLMDTPDPYVVLWIPGSSNASKRTSHVDNCTNPIWDETFHFYLDPSKQHTLCVALMDANYTVDERLGEQQIEVEDLTLDVPREEIFTFPNGSKVHTTLTLTKNKTPDLRFSLALCQEEKNFLQIRRRMVLQAMKKLLGSKAPENEKQVPIIGVLGSGGGFRAMTCLSGAVKALQETGILDCATYIAGLSGSSWYISTLYAHSNFPGVTHSQVQKELRESVTTDWKWKLLNSPTYVAKMVAKYKQGQPVSFTDFFGHLLGDVLLKANKHKKLTDTQPILQQGITPLPLYTCLHAKKKVSCRSFSEWVEFSPFEIGIAKYGTFMKTPDFGNKFIVGKKIKHFDEFPLHFLQGVWGSAFTILIKRLVMEGGKKDIVQIMRDAQKEENMEGNSNVKDTHSSAESSDSEDEDYIEGRDDKESEEEELEEMRSTDTNTDTNTNTNTNTDQLENGTTHSTIPEEPERVTVPLKKHSAPPKSCSFDHVVEDKKIMTTNSFDSLSEKDSGDTAGKEGRPKIKKQSAFNFDISFKKAPKETSESRKISDPGPSTELQQSRLQRRGAFKGSRNNRSNTSSSSAPPDLAPQPQSPGQDRWANRRKTLRRSRVEKKAGLWDGLKQSIMTGTNILNSRAGRAGEILNPFRGLSLRQSFPISPFATDVMGEDEDQEDRVDSDMDFGASCRYKPLDNKAKKLFIVDSGLAFNSPYPLLLRPQRAVDIYLSFDFSQRPTDASQPFKELLLAEKWATQNKVPFPPIQKQVEQYEGQEVRECYVFKHPTDQFCPVILHFCLVNNKFKEFKAPGVPRETEEEKEFADFPIFDDPLNPFSSMNFVYEPIQFDRLTKLVEFNTLLCMDIIKEELEEVVARKKQFIPRLTLLDVVNTMRRVNSMRTSVKDNSDLKLKVSARNELELKRMSSLPDSEASEDSDGDYADALESIPDETTTL
- the LOC127005388 gene encoding cytosolic phospholipase A2-like isoform X3, with amino-acid sequence MVRAEGVNIMDRYRSKPAHLHLNSQPSHLIRRRTTSSMWDSKFDPFQVFEVEHEACLDLEITIRRGEAITKGSTLQDLMDTPDPYVVLWIPGSSNASKRTSHVDNCTNPIWDETFHFYLDPSKQHTLCVALMDANYTVDERLGEQQIEVEDLTLDVPREEIFTFPNGSKVHTTLTLTKNKTPDLRFSLALCQEEKNFLQIRRRMVLQAMKKLLGSKAPENEKQVPIIGVLGSGGGFRAMTCLSGAVKALQETGILDCATYIAGLSGSSWYISTLYAHSNFPGVTHSQVQKELRESVTTDWKWKLLNSPTYVAKMVAKYKQGQPVSFTDFFGHLLGDVLLKANKHKKLTDTQPILQQGITPLPLYTCLHAKKKVSCRSFSEWVEFSPFEIGIAKYGTFMKTPDFGNKFIVGKKIKHFDEFPLHFLQGVWGSAFTILIKRLVMEGGKKDIVQIMRDAQKEENMEGNSNVKDTHSSAESSDSEDEDYIEGRDDKESEEEELEEMRSTDTNTDTNTNTNTNTDQLENGTTHSTIPEEPERVTVPLKKHSAPPKSCSFDHVVEDKKIMTTNSFDSLSEKDSGDTAGKEGRPKIKKQSAFNFDISFKKAPKETSESRKISDPGPSTELQQSRLQRRGAFKGSRNNRSNTSSSSAPPDLAPQPQSPGQDRWANRRKTLRRSRVEKKAGLWDGLKQSIMTGTNILNSRAGRAGEILNPFRGLSLRQSFPISPFATDVMGEDEDQEDRVDSDMDFGASCRYKPLDNKAKKLFIVDSGLAFNSPYPLLLRPQRAVDIYLSFDFSQRPTDASQPFKELLLAEKWATQNKVPFPPIQKQVEQYEGQEVRECYVFKHPTDQFCPVILHFCLVNNKFKEFKAPGVPRETEEEKEFADFPIFDDPLNPFSSMNFVYEPIQFDRLTKLVEFNTLLCMDIIKEELEEVVARKKQFIPRLTLLDVVNTMRRVNSMRTSVKDNSDLKLKVSARNELELKRMSSLPDSEASEDSDGDYADALESIPDETTTL